The segment CCAGCCGGAGAAGAGGTCGCCGGGGGCGAAGAAGAGGGAGTTGCGGCGGCCGGCGCGCAACCGCTCCAGGTGGGCGGCCATATAGGCGACGCCGCCCACGGTGTAGGTCTTTCCGCCGGCTCCGGTGATGATCGAGTGGGCACCCGGGGCGCCCTGGAGATAGCCGTGCAGGTCGGTGATGTTGAGGAGCTGGACGTCGACGTATTCGTCGGCGGTGGCCGCGTCGCGGGCGTGGCCGGTGGCGTAGGCGTTGCTGCCGATGGCGCTCGCGGTGGCCAGGGCCCCCGCGGCGGTGAAGAAGGAGCGTCGTCCGATGTCGCGCACTGCGTCACTCTCCTGAGCGGGCCGTCCGTGAGGGGACGACGGGAGAGTCAAGCAAGCCGCTCCGGACGGCCGGTCACCAGGATGCGTACCGGGCGTGAACGGGCGGGGGACAGTCGCCCCCAGGGCGTGTCCCGTGGATCATGGCGGGTGCGGGGACCGTGATCCACAGGACACGCCCTGGGGCGCGGTGGGTGCCCGCCGTCCGGCGGAGCGGCCGTACCGCGTTACGGGCGTTCCGCCGGGTCGCCGGCCGCCGCGCCGGAGTCGCCCCCCGGCTTCGCCGCGGCCGTGGAGAGCGCCGCGGGCCCGGCCGGGGCCGGGCCGGACGCCAGCTCCTGGCCGCGGAGCAGGAACCACGCGGCGACGGCGGCGGACAGCAGGACCACGGCGCCCACCCCGGCCGCGACGTCGACCCCCGCGACGAAGGAGTCCTGTGCGGCGCTGACCAGCGCCGCGCTCTGGTCGGCGGGGAGTTGGCCGGCCGTCTCGACGGCGCCGCCGAGCGATTCACGGGCGGCGGTGGTGGCGGCCCCCGGGATCCCCGGCGGCGCGGCGAAGCCCCGGTAGATGCTGGTCACGATGGAGCCGAGCAGGGCGATGCCGAGCGCGGCGCCCAGTTCGTAGGCCGTCTCGGAGACCGCGGAGGCGGCGCCCGCCTCCTCCTTGGGCACGCTGGAGAGGATCACATCGGCGGTGACGGTGAACGAGAATCCGGCGCCGACGCCGACGACGAAGAGGATCACGCACATCGCGGCGGTGCCGGTGTCGGCGTGCAGCGTGGTGCAGCCGACCAGCGAGAGTCCGACCACGGCGAGGCCGCCGGCGACCACGAGCCGCACGGTCAGCCGCCGGGCGACCCAGCCGGCGGCCAGACCGGCGCCCACCGCGCCGATCGCCGCCGGGAGTTCGACGAGCCCGGCGTTCAGCGGCGAGCGCAGCTGCACCATCTGGAGGAACTGGGAGAGGAAGAAGACCAGCCCGGACAGCCCGAGGATGGTCAGCAGATCGGCCAGCACCGCTCCGGAGAAGCCCCGGTGGTGAAAGAGCTTCATGTTCAGCAGCGGCGAGGGGAGGGTGAGCTGCCGGCGGACGAACACGAACAGGGTGAGCACACCGACGGCGGCCGACAGGGCGATGTCCCAGCGGTAGCCGTGCACCGCCGCTTCCTTGATGGCGTAGACGACGCAGACGATGCCCACCAGGGCCAGCAGGACGCTGGGGATGTCCCAGGGGCCGGGGTCCGGATTGCGTGACTCCGGGATGACCTTGGCGCCTACGGCCACCAGCAGCGCCATCACCGGCAGGTTGATCAGGAAGACCGAACCCCACCACAAGTGCCCCAGCAGAAAGCCGCCGAGGACCGGGCCGACGGCCATACCGGCCGAGGCCATGGCGCCCCAGATGCCGACGGCCAGACTGCGTTCCTTGGGGTCGTGGAAGAGGTTGCGGATCAGTGCCAGCGTGGACGGCATCAGCGTCGCGCCGGCGACGCCCTGGAGCGCCCGGGCCAGGATCATCATCTCGGGCGTGCTGGCGTACGCGGCGAGCACCGACATCGCGCCGAAGCCGACGGAGCCCAGCAGCAGCAGCTTCTTGCGGCCGATGCGGTCGCCGAGGCTGCCCATGGAGACCAGCAGCCCGGCGATGACGAAGGAGTAGATGTCACCGATCCACAGCAGCTGCGTGCCGGAGGGCTGGAGGTCTTCGCTGAGGAAGGGGGTGGCGAGGCCGAGGACCGTGGCGTCGACGCCGACCAGGAGGACGGCGAGGACGAGGACGGCGAGCGCGAGCCAGCGGCCCGGCCGGGGCTGGTCGTCCACATGGGCCGAGCCGGCCGGTCCTGACGCTATGGTCTCGGTCATTTCTCCATGCTCCGTCGGATGCCGCCGAGCAGCAGCTCGGCGATCGAGTGGTGAAGGTCGTTACGGGCGACCCGCCCTTCGTGCACGGCCCAGGCGCCGGCGCCGATCAGTCCGTAGAAGGCCTCGGTGAGCCAGGCGGCGCTCAGATCGATCCGGAAGTCGCCCTCTTCCTGGCCGCGTCGGAAGAGCGCGCCGAGGCGGGCGTCGAGCTCGGCCCAGCCGGCGTTGATCTCGCCGTCCTCGAAGAGCTGGTTCTCGGTGAAGAGGAAGGCCAGTACGGCGGCGACCGGTTCGGCTTCGGCGATCAGCCGGCGCAGTGCGTCGGCGGCGTCCCCCTCGTCCAGCCGGGCCGCGTCCATCGCCTGCCCACACTGTGCGATGCCGTAGTCCTCCAGCGCTCTGATCAGCGCGTCCCGCCCGGCGAAGTGCCGGTGCAGGGTGGCGCGGCTGATGCCCGCGGCGCGGGCGATCTCGTCCATCGGTGTCGAAGCCCGCCGCGTGAGCAAGGCGGCGGCCTCCTTGAGTACCCGTTCACGATCCAAGGCCATGAGACACACACTAGCCGAATGAGACACGAATGTCTCACCAGCTCCTCCCACGCACACGACGGCGGCCCGCCCCCGGATCTCCTCCCGGGGGCGGGCCGCCGTCGTACCTTTGTGCCGGCTAGGCCAGGCCGGTGGCCTTCTTCGCCGTCGCCCACTCCTGCTGTGTGACCAGGTCGGCCCGCACCTCGGCGAGCTGGACCGCCACCGCCGAGGGGGCGGTGCCGCCGCGGCCGCTGCGCGAGGCGAGCGCGCCGGGGACGTTGAGGACGCCGCGGACCTCGGGGGTCAGATGCGGCGAGATCTTCGCGAACTGCTCATCGGTGAGCTGGTCCAGCTCGATGCCGTGCGCCTCGCACTCCTTGACGCACTCCCCCGCGACCTCGTGCGCCACCCGGAACGGCACACCCTGCTTGACCAGCCACTCCGCGATGTCGGTGGCCAGCGAGAAGCCGGCCGGGGCCAGCTCCTCCATGCGCTCACGGTGGACGGTCAGGGTGGCCATCATCCCGGTGAACGCCGGGAGCAGCACCTCCAGTTGGTCGCAGGAGTCGAAGACCGGCTCCTTGTCCTCCTGGAGGTCACGGTTGTACGCCAGCGGCAGCGCCTTGAGCGTGGCCAGCAGCCCGGTCAGGTTGCCGATGAGGCGCCCCGACTTGCCCCGCGCCAGCTCGGCGATGTCCGGGTTCTTCTTCTGCGGCATGATCGACGAGCCGGTCGAGAAGGCGTCGTGGAGCGTGACGAAGGAGAACTCCTTCGTGTTCCAGAGGATGACCTCCTCGGCGATCCGGGAGAGGTTCACCCCGATCATCGCCGTGATGAAGGCGAATTCGGCGACGAAGTCACGGGAGGCCGTGCCGTCGATGGAGTTGCCGGCCGAGCCGTGCTCGAAGCCGAGGTCGGCGGCGACCGCCTCCGGGTCGAGGCCGAGCGAGGAGCCGGCCAGCGCGCCCGAGCCGTACGGGGAGACGGCGGTGCGGTCGTCCCACTGCCGCAGCCGCTCCGCGTCCCGGGACAGCGACTGCACATGCGCCAGGACGTGATGGGCGAAGAGCACCGGCTGGGCGTGCTGGAGGTGGGTGCGGCCCGGCATGGCCACGTCCGGGTGGGTCTCGGCGAGGCCGACCAGCGCCTCCTGGAGGTCGGCGATCAGCCCGCCGATGATCCGGGCGTGGTCCCGCAGGTACATCCGGAAGAGCGTGGCGACCTGGTCGTTGCGCGACCGGCCGGCCCGCAGCTTGCCGCCGAGGTCCGGGCCGAGCCGCTCCAGCAGCCCGCGCTCCAGGGCGGTGTGCACGTCCTCGTCGGCGATGGTGCCGGTGAAGGAGCCGTCGGCGACATCCGCGGCGAGCTGGTCGAGCCCGGCGTGCATGCGGCTGAGCTCGTCCTCGGTGAGCAGGCCCGCCTTGTGCAGCACGCGGGCGTGCGCACGGGAGCCCGCGATGTCGTACGGGGCCAGCCGCCAGTCGAAGTGGACCGACGCCGACAGCTGGGCCAGCGCCTCTGCCGGACCGTCGGCGAACCGGCCGCCCCAGAGCCGGACGTCACCGCTGTTGCTGCTCACTGCTGCTCCTCAAGGCTGCGGTAGATGTGCCACCTCCCCCAAGGTCTTAAGGACCAGGGGGTACCCCCACCCCACCGCGAGGGCAGGGAGGCGGGGGCTGATGAATCCAACGAGTCGGGTCAGGCGAGGTCGCGCTTGGCCGCGATCTTGCTCGACATACCGAAGAGCTCGATGAAGCCCTTGGAGAGCGACTGGTCGAAGGTGTCGCCGGTGTCGTACGTGGCGAGGTTGAAGTCGTAGAGCGACTGGTCGGACTTCCGGCCGGTGACGACCGCGCGGCCGCCGTGCAGCGTCATCCGGATGTCGCCGGTGACCTGCTGGCTGGCCTCGTTGATGAAGCCCTCCAGCGCCCGCTTGAGCGGCGAGAACCACAGGCCGTCGTAGACCAGCTCGCCCCAGCGCTGCTCGACCTGCCGCTTGTAGCGGGCCAGTTCGCGCTCGACGGTGACGTTCTCCAGCTCCTGGTGCGCGGTGATCAGCGCGATGGCGCCGGGCGCCTCGTACACCTCACGGGACTTGATGCCGACCAGCCGGTCCTCGACCATGTCGATCCGGCCGATGCCCTGGGCGCCGGCCCGCTCGTTGAGCTGCTGGATCGCCTGGAGGACGGTGACGGGCTTGCCGTCGATGGCGACCGGGACACCCTCCTTGAAGGAGATGATGACCTCGTCGGCCTCCCGGGGGGTGGCCGGGTTCTCGGTGTACTCGTACACGTCCTCGATCGGCGCGTTCCAGATGTCCTCCAGGAAGCCGGTCTCCACGGCCCGCCCGAAGACGTTCTGGTCGATCGAGTACGGCGACTTCTTGGTGGTCGCGATCGGGAGGTTCTTCTCCTCGCAGAACGCGATCGCCTTGTCCCGGGTCATCGCGTAGTCACGGACCGGGGCGATGCACTTCAGGTCGGGGGCGAGGGAGGAGATACCCGCCTCGAAGCGGACCTGGTCGTTGCCCTTGCCGGTGCAGCCGTGGGCGACGGTGGTGGCGCCGTGCTTCTTCGCGGCGGCGACCAGGTGCTTGACGATGGTCGGCCGGGAGAGCGCCGAGACCAGCGGGTAGCGGTCCATGTACAGGGCGTTGGCCTTGATCGCCGGGAGGCAGTACTCGTCGGCGAACTCGTCCTTGGCGGCCGCGACCTCGGCCTCGACCGCACCGCAGTCGAGCGCTCGCTTGCGGATGACGTCCAGGTCCTCGCCGCCCTGGCCGACATCCACGGCAACGGCGATGACCTCGGCGCCCGTCTCCTCGGCGATCCAGCCGATACAGACAGAGGTGTCCAGGCCGCCCGAGTAGGCGAGTACGACGCGCTCGGTCACGGGTTTCTCCTTACGGTGCATTCGCTGATGGGTATAAGTATGCACTCCACCGTATGTTTCGTCAACGCGTCGATGAATATGCAGGTCAGCGGCGGGTCGTCGGCGTGGCGCGGAGCCTCAGCCGCCCTCTTTGAGCACCTCGGTCAGCACGTTCACATGGCTCGCCGACAGATCCTTGGTGGCCGTCAGCAGCGTCAGCGGCCCCTCTTCGGCGTACTCCCGCAGCCGCTCCAGCGCCCGCTGCGCGGCCCCCTGCGCCAGCTCCCCGAGCATCAGCGCCGCAGCTCGGACGAGGGCGCCGCGTCCTTGCACCACTCGGTGAGCTGCGCATCGTCCTTGGACAGCCCGCGCGGCCACAGCCGATCGACCAGCACCCGGGCCCCGTCCGCCGGCTCCGGCGGCTCGTACACCCGGCCCACCCGGAAGGCATCCCTGGCAGACATTTCACCCATAACCTCATCGAACCACGGAAGCGGGGCCCCAGCCGGAGGCCCCGGAAGCACCCTCGGGGGACCCGCTTTGGATTCAGGGGCCGGGACAGGGTATTTTTCTTCTGCACGCCCCGGCCGGGAGTTCTCCGGCCGGCACGAGCACCGGGACGTGGCGCAGCTTGGTAGCGCACTTGACTGGGGGTCAAGGGGTCGCAGGTTCAAATCCTGTCGTCCCGACGGTGCAGTGAGGGCTTTCAGCCCAGGTCAGGGCCTTGCTTCGGATCGCCGAAGCAAGGCCCTTGATCGTTTCCGGGACTCCTCGGCCCGGACCCGCCGCCTGCCTACTCGCCCGGGGCGGTGTAGTAGTCGGCCAGCATCTGCGACGGCCAGGCCGGCTCATGGACCTCACCCTGTGGGCCCATCACGCCGAACCAGGGCTTGATGTCGAGCACCGGCGTGCCGTCCACCGCGTCCAGTGCCTCCACATGCAGGTCCAGGCCGTCCACCGCGACCAGGCGGCAGCGCGAGACACCCAGCCGGTTCACCCGCCGCATGTTCCGATGGGCGAACGTACCGCCCGCGGGCCAGTCCGGGTTGCCCCGGGGCCGTCGCAGCTCGGGAGGCAGGTCGCCGGGGGCGGTCAGGTGGAAGAGGAACACGACCTCGATATGGGAGAACGCCTCCAGACCGACCACCGACTCCTCGGTGTACCGCTCGGGGTCGATGCGGATGACGGAGCGGGTGCCGCCCCAGTAGTCATCCGTCGGTTCCACACGTCCGCCGATCACGTGGGCGACGGGCACGACGGTGAATTCTTCTGCCACGGTGCTGAGCTCCTCGGGGTGGGTTGGGGTGGGGCCGATGGAAACGCCCCGGCCGGTGGGTTCACCGGCCGGGGCTTCGCCGCCGCACGCGCGCCGCGCGGCGCCGTGGTGCCGCACTGCTACGGCACCGGCGGCACCACGTCCGACAGGTCGCGCTGGTGCGGGATCACGATCTCTTCCGGCTTCTGCAGTGCCACGGTGCGGGCCGGGGAGGGAATCCGGATGCCCTCGTCCCGGTAGCGCTGGTGCAGGCGCTTGATGAATTCGTGCTTGATCCGGTACTGGTCGCTGAACTCGCCGACGCCCAGGATGACCGTGAAGCCGATGCGGGAGTCGCCGAAGGTGTGGAAGCGGACGGCCGGTTCATGGTCCGGGTCACCGCCGTTGACGCCCTTCATCACGCTCTCGACGACCTCGGTGGTGACCCGCTCGACATGGTCGAGGTCGCTGTCGTAGGCGACGCCCACCTGCACCAGGATCGTCAACTTCTGTTCCGGGCGGGTGAAGTTGGTCATGTTGGTGCCGGCCAGCTGGGCGTTGGAGATGATCACCAGGTTGTTGGAGAGCTGCCGCACCACAGTGTTACGCCAGTTGACGTCGACGACATAGCCTTCCTCGCCGCTGCTGAGCCGGATGTAGTCACCGGGCTGCACGGTCTTCGAGGCGAGAATGTGCACGCCCGCGAAGAGGTTGGCGAGGGTGTCCTGGAGCGCCAGGGCGACCGCGAGGCCGCCCACGCCGAGCGCGGTGAGCAGCGGGGCGATGGAGATGCCCAGGGTCTGGAGGACCACCAGGAAGCCCATCGCCAGCACGATGATGCGGGTGATGTTGGCGAAAATTGTGGCCGATCCGGCCACCCCGGACCTGGACTGCGCCAAGGACTTCACCACACCGGTGATCACCCGGGCCGCGGTGAGCGTGACGACCAGGATGAGCAGCACGGTCAGCGTCCGGTTGACGGTGTGTCCGACCGTCGGCGTGAGCGGCAGCGCCGCGGCCGCCGCCGCCAGGCCGCCCGTGATCGCCGCCCAGGGCACCACGGCCCGCAGTGCGTCGACGAGGATGTCGTCCCCGCTCCACCGCGTCCTGAGCGCGTGTTTGCCCAGCCAGCGCAGGGCCACCCGCAGCAGCAGACCCGCCGCGATACCGGCGGCCAGCGCGGCCCCTGCGACGATCAGATCGTGCAGTGTGAAGGCCCGGTTCACCGGCCGGCTCCCACTGCCCTGGGGAACGGCTCCGCTATGAGCCCGATGTGATGTCTCGTCACCTGGTCACCCGCTTGTCTCTGAGGCTGCGAAAGCGCCAGGACATGCATGGACCCCCCGACGCGAACTGCCATCCTGCCGCATACCGTTCGGCGGGTGTCGGGGGGTTCCGGACAGTGTTCCGGTCAAGAGGTGCGTGGGGCGGAGCGAGCGCCGTACGGCGGGGAGAGGGGGCGCGCCGGCGGCGGAGGACGCGGCCGGTGAGCTCACCGGCCGCGTGCTTCTGACGCTCAGTGCGCCTTCTGGGCCAGCCGCAGCAGATGGTCGGCGAGTGCCTGCCCGCCCGCGGGGTCGCGGCTGATCAGCATCAGGGTGTCGTCGCCGGCGATGGTGCCGAGGATGTCGTGGAGTTCGGCCTGGTCGATGGCCGAGGCCAGGAACTGGGCGGCGCCCGGCGGAGTGCGCAGGACCACGAGGTTGGCGGAGGCCTCGGCGGAGATGAGGAGTTCGCCGGAGAGACGGCGCATCCGCTCCTCCTTGGCGGACTCCCCCAGCGGCGCCCGTGGCTTGCGGTCGCCGCCCTCGCTGGGCACCGCGTAGATCAGCTCGCCGCCGGTGTTGCGGATCTTCACCGCGCCCAGTTCGTCCAGATCGCGGGAGAGCGTCGCCTGGGTGACGGACAGGCCGTCGTCGGCGAGCAGCTTGGCGAGCTGGCTCTGGGAGCGGACCGGCAGCCGGTTGAGGATGTCCACGATCCGGCGGTGGCGGGCGGTGCGGGTCTGCGGTACGGCCTGGCCGCCGTTCTGCGCCTCGTTGTCCTGCGGCTCGGTCATCGTTGTCGTCAGTCTCCGGCTCGTCGTTCCCCGTCGGCCCCTTGGCGGGCCGTGTTGAGGACGGCGGGCAGCTTCCGGAGGAACTCCTCCGCCTCCTCGTCGGAGACGATCAGCGGCGGGGCGAGCCGGACGACGTCCGGCGCGACCGCGTTCACCAGGAGGCCCGCGTCCTGAGCCGCCTGCTGCACCTGCGGCGCAAGCGACTCCGTCAAGACGATACCCAGGAGCAGCCCCACACCGCGGACCTGGCTGACCAATGGGTGGCCCAGCGCCTCGGTCCCGGTACGCAGCCGCTCGCCGACGCGCTTGACGTTCTCCAGGATGCCGTCGGCCTCGATGGTGTCCAGGACGGCGAGCGCGCCGGCGCAGACGACCGGGTTGCCGCTGAACGTCGAACCGTGCGAACCGGGCGTGAGCAGGCCGGCGGCCCGGCCGAAGGCCAGCGTCGCGCCGATCGGCAGTCCGCCGCCGAGGCCCTTGGCGAGGGTGACGATGTCCGCCTCGACGCCCTGCGCCTGGGACTCCAGCCAGTGTCCGGTCCGGCCGATGCCGGTCTGGATCTCGTCGAGGACGAGCAGGGTGCCGGTGGCGGCGGTGATCTCGCGGGCGGCCCGGAGGTAGCCGGGCGGCGGGACGATGACGCCGTTCTCGCCCTGGACGGGCTCCAGGATGACGAAGGCGGTGTCGGTGGTGACGGCGGCGCGCAGCGCCTCCACGTCCCCGTACGGGACATAGTCGACGTCGCCGGGCAGCGGGGCGAACGGCGCCTGCTTGGCGGGCTGGCCGGTGAGCGCCAGGGCGCCCATGGTGCGGCCGTGGAAGCCGCCGGCGGTGGAGACCATATGGGTGCGCCCGGTCAGCCGGCCGATCTTGAAGGCGGCCTCGTTGGCCTCGGCACCGGAGTTGGAGAAGTAGACCCGGCCGGGCCGTCCGGCCAGCGCCAGCAGGCGCTCGGCGAGGGCCACGGTGGGCTCGGCGACGAAGAAGTTCGAGACATGGCCGAGGGTGGCGACCTGGTCGGAGACCGCGCGGACCACCGCGGGGTGGGCGTGCCCGAGGGCGTTGACCGCGATACCGCCGAGGAAGTCGAGGTACTCCTTGCCGTCGGCGTCCCACACGGTGGCGCCCTCACCGCGGACCAGCGGGATACGGGGGGTGCCGAAGTTGTCCATCATGGCGCCCTGCCAGCGCCCGGTGAGCCCTGCGTTGGTCGCCGGGCCGTGGGTGTGTGCCACGTCGCTCATGTCGCCCCCTCGATCGTGTTCGCGTCCGGCACGACCATCGTGCCGATTCCCTCGTCGGTGAAGATCTCCAGCAGGATCGAGTGCTGGACCCGCCCGTCGATGACCCGGGCGGTGTGCACCCCGTTGCGGACGGCGTGCAGACAGCCGCGCATCTTGGGGACCATGCCGCTGGCCAGGTCGGGCAGCAGCTTCTCCAGTTCGGTGGCGGTGAGGCGGGAGATCACCTCGTCGCTGTTCGGCCAGTCCTCGTAGAGGCCCTCGACGTCGGTGAGCACCATCAGCGTCTCGGCGTCGAGCGCGGCGGCCAGCGCGGCCGCGGCGGTGTCGGCGTTGACGTTGAAGACACCGGAGGCCCCCGAGGCCCCGGAGGCGGCGTCCTCCTCGTCGCTGCTGCGGGCGATGGAGGAGATCACCGGGATGCGGCCGTCGTCCAGCAGCGCCTGGACCGCGCCGGGGTCGATGGCGGTGATCTCGCCGACCCGGCCGATGTCCACCCGCTCGCCGTCGACCTGGGCGAAGTGCTTGGTCGCGGTCATCAGATGGGCGTCCTCGCCGGTCATGCCGACGGCGAGCGGGCCGTGCTCGTTGAGCAGCCCGACCAGCTCGCGCTGCACCTGGCCGGCCAGCACCATCCGTACGACGTTCATCGCCTCGGGGGTGGTGACCCGCAGGCCGCCCTTGAACTCCGACTCCAGGCCGAGCAGGTCCAGCTGGGCGCTGATCTGCGGGCCGCCGCCGTGCACGACGACAGGGCGCAGTCCGGCGTGCCGCAGGAAGACCACGTCCTGGGCGAAGGCGCGCTTGAGCTCCTCGTCGACCATGGCGTTGCCGCCGAACTTGATGACGACGGTCTTGCCGTGGTGACGGGTCAGCCAGGGCAGCGCCTCAATGAGCGTGCGAGCCTTGGGCAGCGCGGTGTGCTTGCGTGCGCTCATGCTCCGGCCTCGCTTCGCTCGTCCCGCTGTGAGCACAGCGCGCACCTGTCCATGATTCCTTCGCTCCGCTCACTCATGACGAGTACGCGCTGTTCTCGTGGACGTAGTCGGCCGTGAGGTCGTTGGCCCAGATGACCGCGGACTCGGTGCCAGCGGCGAGGTCGGCCGTGATGCGGACCTCCCGGTAGCGCATGTCGACCAGCTCGCGGTCCTCGCCCACGGAGCCGTTCTTGCAGACCCAGACGCCGTTGATGGCGACGTTCAGCTGGTCGGGCTCGAAGACGGCGGACGTGGTGCCGATGGCGGAGAGCACCCGCCCCCAGTTGGGGTCCTCGCCGTGGAGGGCGCACTTGAGGAGGTTGTTACGGGCGATGGAGCGGCCGACCTCGACCGCGTCGTCCTCGCTGGCCGCGCCGACGACCTCGATCCTGATGTCCTTGCTGGCGCCCTCGGCGTCCCCGATCAGCTGCCGGGCGAGGTCGTCGCAGACCGCGCGCACCGCCTCGGCGAAGTCGTCGGCGGCCGGGACGACGCCGGAGGCGCCGGAGGCGAGCAGCAGCACCGTGTCGTTGGTCGACATACAGCCGTCGGAGTCGACCCGGTCGAAGGTGGTACGGGTGGCCGCGCGCAGCGCCGTGTCGAGGTCGGCCGACGGCACATCCGCGTCGGTGGTCAGCACGACGAGCATGGTGGCCAGGCCCGGGGCGAGCATGCCGGCGCCCTTGGCCATACCGCCGACGGTCCAGCCGTCCTTGGTGACGACAGCGGTCTTGTGCACGCTGTCGGTGGTCTTGATGGCGATGGCGGCCTTCTCACCGCCGTGCGGGCTGAGTTGGGCGACGGCCTTGTCGACGCCGGGCAGCAGCTTGTCCATCGGGAGCGGGACGCCGATCAGGCCCGTCGAGCAGACCGCGATCATGCCGGCGTTGTGCCCGCCGGTCTCGTCGTACCCCGCGGTGTTCAGCGACGCGGCGACCTTCTCCGCGGTGGCGTGGGTGTCCTGGAAGCCCTTGGGGCCCGTACAGGCGTTGGCGCCGCCGGAGTTGAGGACGACGGCGGTGAGCTCTCCGCTCTTCAGTACCTGTTCCGACCAGAGCACCGGCGCCGCCTTGACGCGGTTGGAGGTGAAGACACCGGCGGCGGCGGTCCGGGGCCCGGTGTTCACCACGAGGGCGAGGTCCGGATTCCCGCCGCTGCCATTGGCAAGAGGGGCTTTGATCCCGGCCGCGATGCCCGCCGCCGTGAATCCCTGTGCTGCCGTCACGCTCACTGCATGTCCTCCGTCGCTTCTCCGGTCCCGCCGGTCCCGCCGTGCTGCCCCGTGCCGTTGCGGGTCACGGCGCGACCCCGACCTTCGGGAGCCCCGTCCCCTCGGGGAGGCCCAGGGCGATGTTCATGCTCTGCACCGCGCCGCCCGCGGTCCCCTTGGTGAGGTTGTCGAGGGCGCTGATCGCGATGATCCGGCCGGCCGCCGCGTCGAGGGTCACCTGGATCTGCGCGGTGTTGGAGCCGTACACGGCGGCGGTC is part of the Streptomyces platensis genome and harbors:
- a CDS encoding MFS transporter, whose amino-acid sequence is MTETIASGPAGSAHVDDQPRPGRWLALAVLVLAVLLVGVDATVLGLATPFLSEDLQPSGTQLLWIGDIYSFVIAGLLVSMGSLGDRIGRKKLLLLGSVGFGAMSVLAAYASTPEMMILARALQGVAGATLMPSTLALIRNLFHDPKERSLAVGIWGAMASAGMAVGPVLGGFLLGHLWWGSVFLINLPVMALLVAVGAKVIPESRNPDPGPWDIPSVLLALVGIVCVVYAIKEAAVHGYRWDIALSAAVGVLTLFVFVRRQLTLPSPLLNMKLFHHRGFSGAVLADLLTILGLSGLVFFLSQFLQMVQLRSPLNAGLVELPAAIGAVGAGLAAGWVARRLTVRLVVAGGLAVVGLSLVGCTTLHADTGTAAMCVILFVVGVGAGFSFTVTADVILSSVPKEEAGAASAVSETAYELGAALGIALLGSIVTSIYRGFAAPPGIPGAATTAARESLGGAVETAGQLPADQSAALVSAAQDSFVAGVDVAAGVGAVVLLSAAVAAWFLLRGQELASGPAPAGPAALSTAAAKPGGDSGAAAGDPAERP
- a CDS encoding arginine repressor — encoded protein: MTEPQDNEAQNGGQAVPQTRTARHRRIVDILNRLPVRSQSQLAKLLADDGLSVTQATLSRDLDELGAVKIRNTGGELIYAVPSEGGDRKPRAPLGESAKEERMRRLSGELLISAEASANLVVLRTPPGAAQFLASAIDQAELHDILGTIAGDDTLMLISRDPAGGQALADHLLRLAQKAH
- a CDS encoding mechanosensitive ion channel family protein; the protein is MNRAFTLHDLIVAGAALAAGIAAGLLLRVALRWLGKHALRTRWSGDDILVDALRAVVPWAAITGGLAAAAAALPLTPTVGHTVNRTLTVLLILVVTLTAARVITGVVKSLAQSRSGVAGSATIFANITRIIVLAMGFLVVLQTLGISIAPLLTALGVGGLAVALALQDTLANLFAGVHILASKTVQPGDYIRLSSGEEGYVVDVNWRNTVVRQLSNNLVIISNAQLAGTNMTNFTRPEQKLTILVQVGVAYDSDLDHVERVTTEVVESVMKGVNGGDPDHEPAVRFHTFGDSRIGFTVILGVGEFSDQYRIKHEFIKRLHQRYRDEGIRIPSPARTVALQKPEEIVIPHQRDLSDVVPPVP
- a CDS encoding TetR/AcrR family transcriptional regulator, producing MALDRERVLKEAAALLTRRASTPMDEIARAAGISRATLHRHFAGRDALIRALEDYGIAQCGQAMDAARLDEGDAADALRRLIAEAEPVAAVLAFLFTENQLFEDGEINAGWAELDARLGALFRRGQEEGDFRIDLSAAWLTEAFYGLIGAGAWAVHEGRVARNDLHHSIAELLLGGIRRSMEK
- a CDS encoding argininosuccinate synthase, which translates into the protein MTERVVLAYSGGLDTSVCIGWIAEETGAEVIAVAVDVGQGGEDLDVIRKRALDCGAVEAEVAAAKDEFADEYCLPAIKANALYMDRYPLVSALSRPTIVKHLVAAAKKHGATTVAHGCTGKGNDQVRFEAGISSLAPDLKCIAPVRDYAMTRDKAIAFCEEKNLPIATTKKSPYSIDQNVFGRAVETGFLEDIWNAPIEDVYEYTENPATPREADEVIISFKEGVPVAIDGKPVTVLQAIQQLNERAGAQGIGRIDMVEDRLVGIKSREVYEAPGAIALITAHQELENVTVERELARYKRQVEQRWGELVYDGLWFSPLKRALEGFINEASQQVTGDIRMTLHGGRAVVTGRKSDQSLYDFNLATYDTGDTFDQSLSKGFIELFGMSSKIAAKRDLA
- a CDS encoding acetylornithine transaminase translates to MSDVAHTHGPATNAGLTGRWQGAMMDNFGTPRIPLVRGEGATVWDADGKEYLDFLGGIAVNALGHAHPAVVRAVSDQVATLGHVSNFFVAEPTVALAERLLALAGRPGRVYFSNSGAEANEAAFKIGRLTGRTHMVSTAGGFHGRTMGALALTGQPAKQAPFAPLPGDVDYVPYGDVEALRAAVTTDTAFVILEPVQGENGVIVPPPGYLRAAREITAATGTLLVLDEIQTGIGRTGHWLESQAQGVEADIVTLAKGLGGGLPIGATLAFGRAAGLLTPGSHGSTFSGNPVVCAGALAVLDTIEADGILENVKRVGERLRTGTEALGHPLVSQVRGVGLLLGIVLTESLAPQVQQAAQDAGLLVNAVAPDVVRLAPPLIVSDEEAEEFLRKLPAVLNTARQGADGERRAGD
- a CDS encoding SAM-dependent methyltransferase, coding for MAEEFTVVPVAHVIGGRVEPTDDYWGGTRSVIRIDPERYTEESVVGLEAFSHIEVVFLFHLTAPGDLPPELRRPRGNPDWPAGGTFAHRNMRRVNRLGVSRCRLVAVDGLDLHVEALDAVDGTPVLDIKPWFGVMGPQGEVHEPAWPSQMLADYYTAPGE
- the argH gene encoding argininosuccinate lyase, coding for MSSNSGDVRLWGGRFADGPAEALAQLSASVHFDWRLAPYDIAGSRAHARVLHKAGLLTEDELSRMHAGLDQLAADVADGSFTGTIADEDVHTALERGLLERLGPDLGGKLRAGRSRNDQVATLFRMYLRDHARIIGGLIADLQEALVGLAETHPDVAMPGRTHLQHAQPVLFAHHVLAHVQSLSRDAERLRQWDDRTAVSPYGSGALAGSSLGLDPEAVAADLGFEHGSAGNSIDGTASRDFVAEFAFITAMIGVNLSRIAEEVILWNTKEFSFVTLHDAFSTGSSIMPQKKNPDIAELARGKSGRLIGNLTGLLATLKALPLAYNRDLQEDKEPVFDSCDQLEVLLPAFTGMMATLTVHRERMEELAPAGFSLATDIAEWLVKQGVPFRVAHEVAGECVKECEAHGIELDQLTDEQFAKISPHLTPEVRGVLNVPGALASRSGRGGTAPSAVAVQLAEVRADLVTQQEWATAKKATGLA